One Mycolicibacter sp. MU0083 DNA window includes the following coding sequences:
- the deoC gene encoding deoxyribose-phosphate aldolase — translation MSSISAHRWGRDRVAGLVDHTLLKPEATADQVAAVVAEAAELGVAAVCVSPSMVAVAAASNPAGTPIAAVVGFPSGKHLSAVKAREAALAVADGAIEIDMVIDIGAALTGDFDAVRADIAAVRAAVPDAVLKVILESAALLEFGDDAVLVEACRAAEAAGADFVKTSTGFHPCGGASVHAVALMADTVGGRLGVKASGGIRSAADALAVLDAGATRLGLSGTRAVLDGLG, via the coding sequence ATGTCGTCGATATCCGCACACCGGTGGGGCCGCGACCGGGTCGCCGGACTCGTCGACCACACCCTGCTCAAACCCGAGGCCACCGCCGATCAGGTGGCCGCGGTGGTCGCCGAGGCCGCCGAACTCGGTGTCGCCGCGGTCTGCGTCTCGCCGTCGATGGTGGCGGTCGCCGCGGCGAGCAATCCGGCCGGCACACCGATCGCCGCGGTCGTCGGATTCCCTTCCGGCAAGCACCTTTCGGCGGTCAAAGCCCGGGAGGCGGCGCTGGCGGTGGCCGACGGCGCGATCGAGATCGACATGGTCATCGACATCGGTGCGGCGCTGACCGGTGACTTCGACGCGGTGCGCGCCGACATCGCCGCGGTGCGCGCCGCGGTCCCCGACGCCGTGCTCAAGGTGATCCTGGAATCGGCGGCGCTGCTGGAGTTCGGTGATGACGCGGTCCTGGTCGAAGCCTGCCGGGCCGCGGAGGCCGCCGGTGCCGATTTCGTGAAGACCTCCACCGGGTTTCACCCGTGCGGCGGTGCATCGGTCCATGCGGTGGCACTGATGGCCGACACCGTCGGCGGCCGGCTCGGGGTGAAGGCCAGCGGCGGTATCCGCAGTGCCGCCGATGCGCTGGCCGTGCTCGACGCCGGTGCCACCCGGCTGGGCCTGTCCGGGACCCGCGCGGTGCTCGACGGCCTGGGATAG
- a CDS encoding cysteine hydrolase family protein encodes MTTTLRTLTGLPDAPATLGDSALILIDCQTTYTRGVMELEGVGAALTEAATLLDRARGAGIPVIHIQHNAGPGSPYDIDGESGAIVAEVAPRADEPVVVKAYPNSFVGTELHDLLQQRGATNLILAGFMTHMCVNSTARGAFNLGYAPAVVASATATRALPGADGPVSAAAMQSASLAAMADLFAVVVPNPASIPD; translated from the coding sequence ATGACCACGACCCTGCGCACGTTGACCGGATTGCCCGACGCCCCTGCCACACTGGGTGATTCCGCGTTGATTCTCATCGACTGCCAGACCACCTACACCCGCGGCGTCATGGAGCTCGAGGGCGTCGGGGCCGCACTCACCGAGGCCGCCACCCTCCTCGACCGGGCCCGCGGCGCCGGCATCCCGGTCATCCACATCCAACACAACGCCGGGCCCGGGTCGCCCTACGACATCGACGGCGAGTCCGGTGCCATCGTCGCCGAGGTCGCCCCGCGCGCCGACGAACCGGTGGTCGTCAAGGCCTACCCCAACTCGTTCGTCGGCACCGAGTTGCACGACCTGTTGCAGCAACGCGGCGCGACGAATCTGATTCTGGCGGGATTCATGACGCACATGTGCGTGAACTCCACCGCCCGTGGGGCGTTCAACCTCGGTTACGCGCCCGCCGTGGTCGCCTCGGCGACCGCCACCCGCGCACTTCCCGGTGCGGACGGACCCGTTTCGGCGGCGGCCATGCAGTCGGCGAGCCTGGCCGCGATGGCCGACCTGTTCGCGGTGGTCGTTCCGAACCCGGCCTCGATCCCGGACTGA
- a CDS encoding DUF2993 domain-containing protein → MNSPEPAHRPHRFSGLPAVLLVVTAVLALALVAMFGGEAYARHRANSLVAEAVECEAQDTATVSFGTTPPVLAQYFNGEYSHISVQTAGNQIRQALGMRLDLEIRDIRLTKNSSTPDSKGTIGSIDGTITWPADGIKRSIQDVVPVIGSIVTGTVTADAAAGTIGLKGLLNKATVKPQLVNNGLTLQVVSLEALGHDLDTESVQRNLDDLTAKVTDDLPLGIHLDSVTVTDSGVELKFSSRNASIPASSSSDCFAAL, encoded by the coding sequence ATGAACTCTCCCGAGCCCGCGCATCGGCCCCATCGGTTCTCGGGCCTGCCCGCGGTCCTGCTGGTGGTGACCGCCGTGTTGGCCCTGGCCCTGGTGGCGATGTTCGGGGGTGAGGCCTACGCCCGCCACCGGGCGAACAGCCTGGTCGCCGAGGCCGTGGAGTGCGAGGCGCAGGACACCGCCACGGTGTCGTTCGGCACGACTCCCCCGGTGCTGGCGCAATACTTCAACGGCGAGTATTCGCACATCTCGGTGCAGACCGCCGGTAACCAGATCCGGCAGGCCCTCGGCATGCGACTCGACCTCGAAATCCGCGACATCCGGCTGACGAAGAACTCCTCGACGCCGGATTCCAAGGGCACCATCGGTTCGATCGACGGCACCATCACCTGGCCGGCCGACGGGATCAAGCGGTCGATCCAGGACGTGGTCCCGGTGATCGGCAGCATCGTCACCGGCACCGTCACCGCGGACGCCGCCGCCGGCACCATCGGGCTCAAGGGCCTGCTGAACAAGGCGACCGTCAAGCCGCAGCTGGTGAACAACGGCCTGACGTTGCAGGTGGTGAGCCTGGAGGCGCTGGGCCACGACCTGGACACCGAGAGCGTGCAGCGCAACCTCGACGACCTCACCGCGAAGGTCACCGACGACCTTCCGCTCGGCATCCACCTCGACAGCGTGACCGTCACCGATTCCGGTGTGGAGCTGAAGTTCTCCAGCCGCAACGCCAGCATCCCGGCGTCATCGTCGAGCGACTGCTTCGCAGCACTGTGA
- a CDS encoding DUF2993 domain-containing protein, whose protein sequence is MSTPPGPPPGESPWARPDSHSGDAPPPPEPSAPDSVPPPGPAPQAAGPAPTGGLEAPADRSPSASMSMSMSMLRDPLALTLIFVTVIALALAGVIGAELIARRIADGKVARATECVVHDKASASFGVTPPFLWQHLTGNYTNISIHTAGNQVKDAKQMTADLSISDVDLHGSGDSKGTIGLLQATLTWPAAGIKETVQSMVPILGNLVSDLRTNAQDGTVELGGAFGLATVVVKPTVVNGGLSLQVQKLTGLGALTLPRETLQPELDRFAAALTKRYPLGLRADSIEVTDTGVVARFSTRNASIPRSDDPCFANL, encoded by the coding sequence GTGAGCACTCCGCCCGGCCCTCCCCCCGGCGAGTCACCCTGGGCTCGCCCCGACTCGCACTCCGGGGACGCACCCCCGCCCCCGGAGCCGTCCGCACCCGATTCGGTCCCGCCGCCGGGTCCGGCACCGCAAGCCGCCGGACCGGCGCCCACCGGTGGACTCGAGGCACCGGCCGACCGGTCGCCGTCGGCGTCGATGTCGATGTCGATGTCGATGCTGCGGGATCCCCTGGCGTTGACGCTGATCTTCGTCACCGTGATCGCCCTGGCCCTGGCCGGGGTGATCGGCGCCGAACTGATCGCCCGGCGGATCGCCGACGGCAAGGTGGCCAGGGCGACCGAGTGCGTGGTGCACGACAAGGCCAGCGCTTCGTTCGGGGTGACGCCGCCGTTCCTGTGGCAGCACCTCACCGGCAACTACACCAACATCTCCATCCACACCGCGGGCAATCAGGTCAAGGACGCCAAGCAGATGACCGCGGACCTGAGCATCTCCGACGTCGATCTGCACGGCAGCGGCGATTCCAAGGGCACCATCGGCCTGCTGCAGGCCACGCTGACCTGGCCGGCCGCCGGAATCAAGGAGACCGTGCAGTCCATGGTGCCGATCCTGGGCAACCTGGTCTCCGACCTGCGGACCAATGCCCAGGACGGCACGGTCGAGCTGGGCGGTGCGTTCGGCCTGGCCACCGTCGTGGTCAAACCCACGGTGGTCAACGGCGGATTGTCGCTGCAGGTGCAGAAGCTGACCGGGCTGGGCGCGCTGACCCTGCCCCGCGAAACGTTGCAGCCCGAGTTGGACCGGTTCGCCGCGGCGCTGACCAAGCGGTACCCACTCGGCCTGCGTGCCGACAGCATCGAGGTCACCGACACCGGCGTGGTGGCCCGGTTCTCCACCCGCAACGCGTCGATTCCGCGGTCGGATGACCCCTGCTTCGCAAATCTGTAA
- a CDS encoding carbon-nitrogen hydrolase family protein → MRIACAQILSGTDPAANLDLVTEYTERAADRGATLVVFPEAAMCRFGVPLGPVAEPLDGPWADGVRAAAARVGVTVIAGMFTPARDGRVTNTLLAVGPGTDTHYHKIHLYDAFGFTESRTVAPGFEPVVIDVDGVGVGLSTCYDIRFPALYSELADRGARVIAVCASWGAGPGKLAQWELLARARALDSTSYVAAAGQADPGVAAQPAGAPTGVGHSLVVSPWGEVLAEAGATPQLMICDVDLDVVADARRTLAVLSNRADFLQSGRAESRG, encoded by the coding sequence ATGCGGATTGCGTGTGCGCAGATCCTCAGCGGCACCGACCCGGCCGCCAACCTGGACCTGGTGACCGAATACACCGAGCGGGCCGCCGACCGGGGCGCGACGCTGGTGGTGTTCCCGGAGGCCGCGATGTGCCGGTTCGGGGTGCCGCTGGGTCCGGTCGCCGAACCGCTGGACGGGCCGTGGGCCGATGGTGTCCGCGCCGCGGCCGCCCGGGTCGGGGTCACCGTGATCGCCGGAATGTTCACCCCCGCGCGGGACGGCAGGGTCACCAACACGCTGCTGGCCGTCGGCCCCGGAACCGATACGCACTACCACAAGATTCACCTGTACGACGCGTTCGGATTCACCGAATCACGCACGGTGGCACCGGGATTCGAGCCGGTGGTGATCGACGTCGACGGGGTGGGCGTCGGGTTGAGCACCTGCTACGACATCCGGTTCCCGGCGCTGTACTCCGAACTCGCCGACCGCGGCGCCCGGGTGATCGCGGTCTGCGCGTCCTGGGGCGCGGGTCCGGGAAAACTGGCCCAGTGGGAACTGCTGGCACGGGCCCGCGCGCTGGATTCGACCAGCTATGTCGCGGCGGCCGGGCAGGCCGATCCGGGCGTTGCGGCGCAGCCCGCCGGCGCCCCGACCGGCGTGGGGCACAGTCTGGTCGTCTCCCCCTGGGGCGAGGTGCTCGCCGAAGCCGGTGCCACACCGCAGCTGATGATCTGTGACGTCGACCTCGACGTGGTGGCCGACGCCCGCCGGACGTTGGCCGTGTTGAGCAATCGCGCGGACTTCCTTCAGTCGGGTAGGGCAGAATCGCGCGGGTGA
- a CDS encoding DUF2505 domain-containing protein, translating to MPRTFTLSERYPASVEQVYAAFADECYWRARLADSGADVVMLDSMTVGADGGVDIVTTQGIHREKLPALAAQFHPGNLEVARHETWRPVRDGRTRGQVTGQIVGAPAKLAGDAVLEPAAGGCELRLTATVQVDIPLVGGKIESFIGGQLAELMTTEQRFTATWLQAEKH from the coding sequence ATGCCGCGTACATTCACGCTGTCCGAGCGTTATCCGGCAAGCGTCGAGCAGGTGTATGCCGCGTTCGCCGACGAGTGCTACTGGCGGGCCCGGCTGGCCGATTCCGGGGCCGACGTGGTGATGCTGGACTCGATGACCGTCGGCGCCGACGGCGGCGTCGACATCGTCACCACGCAGGGCATCCACCGGGAGAAGCTGCCCGCGCTGGCGGCTCAGTTCCATCCCGGAAACCTCGAAGTGGCGCGCCACGAGACCTGGCGACCGGTGCGCGACGGCCGCACCCGCGGGCAGGTGACCGGCCAGATCGTCGGGGCGCCGGCGAAGCTGGCGGGTGACGCGGTGCTGGAACCGGCCGCCGGCGGTTGTGAACTGCGACTGACCGCGACGGTGCAGGTCGACATCCCGCTGGTGGGCGGCAAGATCGAGAGCTTCATCGGCGGTCAGTTGGCCGAGTTGATGACCACCGAGCAGCGTTTCACCGCCACCTGGCTGCAAGCGGAGAAACACTAG
- a CDS encoding UDP-N-acetylmuramate dehydrogenase: MAGSEFAGARVAEAVPLAPLTTLRVGPVARRLFTCTDTEQVIAVLGALDAAGERPLLLAGGSNVVIADDLTDLTVVHLANDGVTVDGELLRAQAGAVWDDVVARAVAANLGGLECLSGIPGSAGATPVQNVGAYGVEVADRLTRVLLLDRGSGTVRWTPAADLGLGYRTSVLKHSDSAVVLEVEFALDPTGRSAPLRYGELTAALDADDGDRADPAAVRAAVLGLRAGKGMVTDAADHDTWSVGSFFTNPVVPHETYAELAGRSSGRVPHWDAPGGVKLAAGWLVERAGFGKGYPGTGAPARLSTKHALALTNRGGATTADILALARTVRDGVQAAFGITLHPEPVLVGCAL, translated from the coding sequence GTGGCGGGTTCCGAGTTCGCGGGCGCGCGTGTCGCCGAGGCGGTGCCGCTGGCCCCGTTGACCACCCTGCGGGTGGGTCCGGTCGCCCGACGCCTTTTCACCTGCACCGACACCGAGCAGGTGATCGCCGTGCTGGGGGCACTCGACGCCGCCGGGGAGCGTCCGCTGCTGTTGGCCGGCGGCTCCAATGTGGTGATCGCCGACGACCTGACGGACCTGACCGTCGTACACCTGGCCAACGACGGCGTCACCGTCGACGGCGAGTTGCTGCGGGCCCAGGCCGGCGCGGTCTGGGACGACGTGGTGGCCCGCGCGGTCGCGGCGAACCTGGGCGGGCTGGAGTGCCTGTCGGGCATACCGGGCTCGGCCGGCGCCACCCCGGTGCAGAACGTCGGGGCCTACGGCGTGGAGGTCGCCGACCGCCTGACCCGCGTGCTGCTGCTGGACCGGGGCAGCGGGACGGTGCGCTGGACGCCGGCCGCCGACCTGGGCCTGGGCTACCGCACCAGCGTGCTCAAACACTCCGACTCCGCCGTCGTGCTGGAAGTGGAGTTCGCGCTCGACCCCACCGGCCGCAGCGCGCCCCTGCGCTACGGCGAACTGACCGCCGCACTCGACGCCGACGACGGCGACCGCGCTGACCCCGCAGCGGTACGCGCCGCGGTGCTCGGACTGCGTGCCGGCAAGGGCATGGTGACCGACGCCGCCGACCACGACACCTGGAGCGTCGGCTCGTTCTTCACCAACCCGGTCGTGCCGCACGAAACCTATGCCGAACTCGCCGGACGAAGCAGCGGCCGGGTACCGCACTGGGATGCGCCCGGCGGGGTGAAACTGGCGGCCGGCTGGCTGGTGGAACGCGCCGGTTTCGGCAAGGGCTATCCGGGGACGGGTGCTCCCGCCCGACTGTCGACCAAACACGCCCTGGCGCTGACCAACCGGGGCGGCGCCACCACCGCCGACATCCTGGCCCTGGCGCGCACCGTGCGCGACGGAGTGCAGGCGGCGTTCGGGATCACCCTGCATCCCGAGCCGGTGCTCGTCGGCTGTGCGCTCTAG
- a CDS encoding L,D-transpeptidase has translation MDAVTPNRRQALAVLAAGVLAPSALAGCFGRGDRDAASAAPAAPTLTFEPALENGAVSGVLPTVPVSVAVRDGWFQRVTLTSPSGKVLAGTFNRERTRYTITEPLGYDAVYTWSGSVVGHDGDAVPVGGTIGTVTPAVVVDGGFQLADGQTVGVAAPVILQFDGPIADKAAVERALTIVTEPPVEGSWAWLPDEVQGARVHWRSRDYFPAGTAVRVDAKLYGLAFGDGAYGAQDMSLEFSIGRRQVVRAEVSSHRIQVVRDEGVIMDFPCSYGEGDQPRNVTRNGIHVVTEKYADFYMSNPAAGYSNVHERWAVRISNNGEFIHANPASAGAQGNTNVTNGCINLSTEDAEQYFASAIYGDPVEVTGSSIMLSYADGDIWDWAVAWDDWVAMSALHTDAPGAGASEPTRSSLPSAVPATPTDAPTLSGTPTTATVPSPSPFG, from the coding sequence TTGGATGCCGTGACCCCGAACCGGCGACAGGCGTTGGCGGTGCTGGCCGCCGGTGTGTTGGCGCCGAGTGCGCTGGCGGGATGTTTCGGCCGTGGCGACCGCGACGCCGCGAGCGCCGCGCCCGCCGCACCCACCCTGACGTTCGAACCCGCCCTGGAGAACGGGGCGGTCAGCGGCGTACTGCCCACCGTGCCGGTGAGCGTCGCGGTCCGTGACGGCTGGTTTCAGCGGGTGACCCTGACCAGCCCGTCGGGCAAGGTGCTCGCCGGGACCTTCAACCGGGAACGCACCCGCTACACCATCACCGAACCGCTCGGCTACGACGCCGTCTACACCTGGAGCGGCTCGGTGGTGGGCCACGACGGCGACGCCGTGCCGGTCGGCGGCACTATCGGCACCGTCACCCCCGCCGTCGTCGTCGACGGCGGATTCCAGCTCGCCGACGGCCAGACGGTTGGCGTCGCCGCGCCGGTGATCCTGCAGTTCGACGGTCCGATCGCCGACAAGGCCGCCGTCGAACGTGCGCTGACCATTGTCACCGAACCGCCGGTGGAGGGCAGTTGGGCCTGGCTGCCCGACGAGGTGCAGGGCGCCCGGGTGCACTGGCGCAGCCGCGACTACTTCCCGGCCGGCACCGCCGTGCGCGTCGACGCCAAGCTGTACGGTCTGGCCTTCGGCGACGGCGCCTACGGCGCCCAGGACATGTCCCTGGAGTTCTCGATCGGCCGGCGCCAGGTGGTGCGGGCCGAGGTCTCCTCGCACCGCATCCAGGTGGTGCGCGACGAAGGCGTGATCATGGACTTCCCGTGCAGCTACGGCGAAGGCGACCAGCCCCGCAACGTCACCCGCAACGGCATTCACGTCGTCACCGAGAAATACGCCGACTTCTACATGTCCAATCCGGCCGCCGGCTACAGCAACGTCCACGAGCGCTGGGCGGTCCGCATCTCCAACAACGGCGAGTTCATCCACGCCAACCCGGCCAGTGCCGGGGCGCAGGGCAACACCAACGTCACCAACGGCTGCATCAACCTGTCGACCGAGGACGCCGAGCAGTATTTCGCCAGTGCGATCTACGGCGACCCGGTCGAGGTGACCGGCAGTTCGATCATGCTGTCCTACGCCGACGGCGACATCTGGGACTGGGCGGTGGCCTGGGACGACTGGGTCGCGATGTCGGCGCTGCACACCGATGCGCCGGGCGCGGGGGCGTCCGAGCCCACCCGCAGCTCGCTGCCCAGTGCGGTGCCCGCCACCCCCACCGACGCGCCGACCCTGTCGGGCACGCCGACCACTGCGACCGTTCCTAGTCCGTCGCCCTTCGGCTAG
- a CDS encoding SDR family oxidoreductase — MTTPASGARLAVVTGASSGIGEATARTLAGQGFHVVVAARRADRIATLAEEIGGTAVVTDVTDADSVAALAAACDALPGPVHVLVNNAGGAKGLAPVDDADLAHWRWMWETNVLGTLQVTRALLPKLVDSGDGLVVTVTSIAAFEIYDGGAGYTSAKHAQSALHRTLRGELLGKPVRLTEIAPGMVDTEFSLVRFDGDRQRADAVYDGLTPLTAADIAEVIGFVASRPPHVDLDQIVIRPRDQASATRASRRATD; from the coding sequence ATGACGACACCTGCATCCGGCGCGCGCCTCGCCGTGGTCACCGGCGCCAGTTCCGGGATCGGCGAAGCGACCGCGAGAACCCTTGCCGGACAAGGCTTTCATGTCGTGGTCGCAGCTCGGCGCGCCGACCGGATCGCGACTCTCGCCGAGGAGATCGGCGGCACCGCGGTTGTGACCGACGTCACCGACGCCGATTCGGTCGCCGCCCTGGCGGCGGCCTGCGACGCGCTACCCGGCCCGGTGCACGTGCTGGTCAACAATGCCGGCGGGGCCAAGGGCCTGGCGCCGGTGGACGACGCCGACCTGGCGCACTGGCGCTGGATGTGGGAGACCAACGTGCTGGGCACCCTGCAGGTCACTCGCGCCCTGCTGCCGAAACTCGTCGACTCCGGCGACGGCCTGGTGGTCACCGTGACCTCGATCGCGGCGTTCGAGATCTACGACGGTGGTGCCGGCTACACCTCGGCCAAGCACGCCCAGAGCGCACTGCACCGCACCCTGCGCGGCGAGCTGCTGGGAAAACCGGTGCGGCTCACAGAGATCGCGCCGGGCATGGTGGATACCGAGTTCTCCCTGGTGCGTTTCGACGGGGACCGGCAACGCGCCGACGCCGTCTACGACGGCCTGACCCCGTTGACGGCCGCCGACATCGCCGAGGTGATCGGGTTCGTGGCGTCCCGCCCGCCGCACGTCGACCTGGATCAGATCGTGATCCGGCCCCGCGACCAAGCGTCGGCGACGCGGGCTAGCCGAAGGGCGACGGACTAG
- a CDS encoding ROK family protein, translating to MRTTSLTAHPATHGTGRSRSHPRVVAPALQLADTAGAEVFAAVRRAGPIAREAIAGATSLSVATVNRQVSALLEAGLLLERADLATSGAIGRPRRPVVVNHEPYLTLGLHIGAKTTSIVATDLLGRTLDVVETPTPNNGAGPALAALAASASRYLTRWQKRRPLWVGVATGGAVDGATGYVDHPRLGWTAAPVGPVLADELGLPVSVASHVDAMAGAELLFGVRRPTAAATTSLYVYARETVGYALVIGGRVHSPASGPGTIAGLPVYSELLGGTGQLESTVSDEAVLGAARRLRILPEGKGGGAVGVTALVREARAGDDRAVALLTERARALGEAVALLRDVLNPDDLVVGGQAFTEYPEGMAEVERAFGQRSVLSPRSIRVTAFGNRVQEAGAGTVSLGGLYADPVAAMRRSRGPVARVVPDVSA from the coding sequence GTGCGTACCACCTCCCTCACCGCCCACCCGGCCACCCACGGCACCGGTCGGAGCCGTTCGCATCCGCGGGTGGTGGCCCCGGCGCTGCAGCTGGCCGACACGGCCGGCGCCGAGGTGTTCGCCGCGGTACGCCGGGCGGGCCCCATCGCCCGCGAGGCCATCGCCGGCGCCACCTCGCTGAGCGTCGCCACCGTCAACCGGCAGGTCAGCGCATTGCTGGAGGCCGGTCTGCTGCTGGAGCGCGCCGACCTGGCCACCTCCGGGGCCATCGGGCGGCCGCGGCGGCCGGTGGTGGTCAACCACGAGCCCTACCTGACCCTGGGCCTGCACATCGGTGCCAAGACCACCAGCATCGTGGCCACCGACCTGCTGGGCCGCACCCTCGACGTCGTCGAGACCCCCACCCCCAACAACGGCGCCGGGCCGGCACTGGCCGCGCTGGCCGCCAGCGCGAGCCGGTACCTGACCCGCTGGCAGAAGCGCCGGCCGCTGTGGGTCGGGGTGGCTACCGGTGGCGCGGTCGACGGTGCCACCGGGTATGTCGACCACCCCCGGCTGGGCTGGACGGCCGCACCGGTCGGGCCGGTGCTGGCCGACGAGCTGGGGCTGCCGGTGTCGGTGGCCTCCCACGTGGACGCCATGGCCGGGGCGGAACTGCTCTTCGGGGTGCGCCGGCCGACCGCGGCCGCCACCACCAGCCTCTACGTCTACGCCCGTGAAACGGTGGGCTACGCGCTGGTGATCGGCGGGCGGGTGCACAGTCCGGCCAGCGGGCCGGGCACCATCGCCGGCCTACCGGTCTACTCCGAGTTGCTCGGCGGCACCGGTCAACTGGAATCCACCGTCAGTGACGAGGCGGTGCTGGGCGCGGCCCGCCGGCTGCGGATCCTGCCCGAGGGCAAGGGCGGCGGAGCCGTGGGCGTGACCGCCCTGGTGCGGGAGGCCCGCGCCGGAGACGACCGGGCGGTGGCCCTGCTGACCGAACGCGCCCGGGCGCTGGGGGAAGCCGTGGCATTGCTGCGTGACGTGCTCAACCCCGATGACCTGGTGGTCGGTGGCCAGGCGTTCACCGAGTACCCGGAGGGCATGGCCGAGGTGGAGCGGGCGTTCGGGCAGCGGTCGGTGCTGTCGCCGCGCAGTATCCGGGTCACCGCGTTCGGCAACAGGGTCCAGGAAGCGGGCGCCGGCACGGTGTCCCTCGGCGGGCTCTACGCCGACCCGGTCGCCGCGATGCGCCGCTCCCGCGGCCCGGTCGCCCGTGTGGTCCCGGACGTGTCCGCCTGA
- the mshA gene encoding D-inositol-3-phosphate glycosyltransferase, translating into MGYGVGGIGDIGSDVHRVALLSVHTSPLAQPGTGDAGGMNVYVLQSALHLARRGVQVEVFTRATSSADPPVAHVAPGVLVRNVVAGPFEGLDKNDLPTQLCAFAAGVLRAEAAHEPGYYDVVHSHYWLSGQVGWLAADRWAVPLVHTAHTLAGVKNAALAAGDTPEPPLRTVGEQQVVDAADRLIVNTADEAAQLVALHRADPNRIDVAHPGVDLEVFRPGDKSAARATLGLPATEPIVAFVGRIQPLKAPDVLLRAAAKLPGVRVVIAGGPSGSSGLAEPDGLVRLAAELGIADRVTFLPPQSREDLATLFRAADLVAVPSYSESFGLVALEAQACGTPVLAAAVGGLPVAVRDGVTGGLVDGHDIEDWADALDGLLRLGSGPRGWAMRKAAVGHASNFSWERTVDAQLASYSRAIEDFAAAREDRTPVLTAARRPRHRPERRGARA; encoded by the coding sequence GTGGGCTACGGCGTCGGGGGCATCGGAGACATCGGATCCGACGTGCACCGGGTAGCGCTGCTCTCGGTCCACACCTCGCCGCTGGCCCAACCGGGCACCGGCGACGCCGGCGGCATGAACGTCTACGTGCTGCAGAGCGCCCTGCATCTGGCCCGCCGCGGGGTACAGGTGGAGGTGTTCACCCGCGCCACGTCGTCGGCCGACCCGCCGGTGGCCCACGTCGCGCCGGGTGTGCTGGTGCGCAACGTGGTCGCCGGGCCGTTCGAGGGCCTGGACAAGAACGACCTGCCCACCCAGCTGTGTGCGTTCGCGGCCGGGGTACTGCGCGCCGAGGCCGCCCACGAGCCCGGCTACTACGACGTCGTGCACTCGCACTACTGGCTGTCCGGGCAGGTCGGCTGGCTGGCCGCCGACCGGTGGGCCGTTCCGCTGGTGCACACCGCGCACACCCTGGCCGGGGTGAAGAACGCGGCCCTGGCCGCCGGGGACACCCCCGAACCCCCGCTGCGCACGGTCGGCGAACAGCAGGTCGTCGACGCCGCGGACCGGTTGATCGTCAACACCGCCGACGAGGCCGCCCAGTTGGTGGCCCTGCACCGGGCCGACCCGAACCGGATCGATGTGGCCCATCCCGGCGTCGACCTGGAAGTGTTCCGACCGGGCGACAAGTCCGCCGCCCGCGCGACGCTGGGGCTGCCCGCAACCGAGCCGATCGTGGCGTTCGTCGGCCGTATCCAACCGTTGAAGGCACCCGATGTGCTGTTGCGGGCGGCCGCGAAGCTGCCCGGCGTACGGGTGGTGATCGCCGGTGGGCCGTCGGGCAGCAGTGGCCTGGCCGAACCCGACGGGCTGGTTAGGCTGGCCGCCGAACTGGGTATAGCGGATCGGGTGACGTTCCTGCCCCCGCAGTCCCGCGAAGACCTGGCCACCTTGTTCCGGGCCGCCGATCTGGTGGCGGTGCCCAGCTACTCCGAATCCTTCGGCCTGGTCGCCCTGGAGGCCCAGGCGTGCGGGACCCCGGTGCTGGCCGCGGCGGTCGGTGGCCTGCCGGTGGCGGTGCGCGACGGCGTCACCGGGGGACTGGTCGACGGCCACGACATCGAGGACTGGGCGGACGCGCTCGACGGGCTGCTGCGGCTGGGTTCCGGACCGCGCGGCTGGGCGATGCGCAAAGCCGCGGTCGGCCATGCGTCGAACTTCTCCTGGGAGCGCACCGTCGACGCCCAGTTGGCCAGCTACAGCCGGGCCATCGAGGACTTCGCCGCTGCGCGGGAGGACCGGACCCCGGTGCTGACGGCGGCGCGTAGACCCCGGCACCGGCCCGAGCGGCGCGGGGCACGGGCATGA
- a CDS encoding YbjN domain-containing protein — MNPGEVRRLIEATLDAAELTYSPFPGAHGGLPGLVVELPGERKLKTNTLLSVGEHSVRVEAFVCRQPDENHVGVYRYLLRRNRRLYGVAYTLDNTGDIYLIGRMSLASVTADEIDRVLGQVLEAVDFDFNTLLELGFASSIQKEWEWRVSTGQSLKNLRAFEHLIDHDTD; from the coding sequence ATGAACCCCGGAGAGGTCCGGCGACTCATCGAGGCCACCCTCGACGCCGCCGAGCTGACCTACTCGCCGTTCCCGGGCGCACACGGTGGACTGCCCGGACTGGTGGTGGAACTGCCCGGTGAGCGCAAACTCAAGACCAACACGCTGCTCAGCGTCGGAGAGCACTCGGTGCGGGTCGAGGCGTTCGTCTGCCGGCAACCCGACGAGAACCACGTCGGGGTGTACCGCTACCTGCTGCGGCGCAACCGGCGGCTCTACGGGGTGGCCTACACCTTGGACAACACCGGCGACATCTATCTGATCGGCCGGATGTCGCTGGCCTCGGTGACCGCCGACGAGATCGACCGGGTGCTCGGGCAGGTGCTCGAGGCCGTCGACTTCGACTTCAACACGTTGCTGGAGTTGGGATTCGCCTCCTCGATCCAGAAGGAGTGGGAGTGGCGGGTGTCCACCGGACAGTCGCTGAAGAACCTCCGGGCTTTCGAGCATTTGATCGATCACGACACCGACTGA